A window of the Synchiropus splendidus isolate RoL2022-P1 chromosome 6, RoL_Sspl_1.0, whole genome shotgun sequence genome harbors these coding sequences:
- the txnrd3 gene encoding thioredoxin reductase 3 isoform X2, whose amino-acid sequence MPPVENDSGKNDIKSRIQQLIDSNQVMVFSKSYCPYCVKVKDLFKELSVACNVVELDLIDDGTNYQEMLLEMTGQKTVPNVFVNKKHIGGCDKTMQAHKEGTLQQLLAGEEYDYDLIVIGGGSGGLACSKEAASMGKRVMVLDYVVPTPKGTTWGLGGTCVNVGCIPKKLMHQTALLGTALQDARKFGWEFNETVSHNWETMKNGVNDYIGSLNWGYRVALRDKKVDYVNAYAEFIEPHKIKATNKRGKESIHSAAKFVLATGERPRYLGIPGDKEYCITSDDLFSLPYCPGKTLVIGASYVSLECGGFLAGIGLDVTIMVRSILLRGFDQDMANRAGEYMEEHGIKFLRKYVPIKVEELEAGTPGRLKVTAKSTETDEIIEGEYNTVLIAVGRDACTDKIGLDKVGVKVNPKNGKIPVNDVEQTNVPHIYAIGDILEGKWELTPVAIQAGKLLARRLYANSTLKCDYVNVPTTVFTPVEYGSCGLSEEKATELYGPDNIEVYHTLFWPLEFTVPGRDNNKCYAKIICNKLDNDRVIGFHYLGPNAGEVTQGFGAAMKCGATKEHFDSTIGIHPTCAEVFTTLDVTKRSGDDITGAGC is encoded by the exons ATGCCGCCCGTGGAAAATGACAGCGGGAAGAATGACATCAAGTCCCGGATCCAGCAGCTGATCGACTCCAACCAAGTGATGGTTTTCAGTAAAAGTTACTGTCCATACTGTGTGAAG gtgaaagaCCTGTTCAAGGAGCTGAGCGTGGCGTGCAATGTGGTGGAATTGGATCTTATAG ATGATGGAACCAACTACCAGGAGATGCTGCTGGAGATGACTGGACAGAAGACTGTTCCCAATGTCTTCGTCAACAAGAAGCACATCGGTGGCTGTGACAAAACGATGCAG gcCCACAAGGAAGGCACTTTGCAGCAGCTTCTCGCTGGGGAAGAGTATGACTACGACCTCATTGTCATCGGAGGAGGGTCTGGTGGCCTGGCCTGCTCAAAG GAAGCGGCTTCAATGGGAAAGAGAGTCATGGTTTTAGACTACGTGGTGCCCACACCAAAGGGAACCACTTGGG GTCTCGGCGGAACCTGTGTAAATGTCGGCTGCATCCCAAAGAAGCTAATGCACCAGACAGCCTTGCTGGGAACCGCCTTGCAGGATGCCCGGAAATTCGGCTGGGAATTTAATGAGACAG TGAGTCACAATTGGGAGACGATGAAGAACGGCGTCAACGACTACATCGGGTCGTTGAACTGGGGCTACAGGGTCGCGCTGAGAGACAAGAAAGTTGATTATGTCAATGCCTATGCTGAGTTCATAGAGCCACACAAAATCAAG GCAACAAACAAACGAGGAAAGGAGTCGATCCACTCAGCTGCTAAGTTCGTCCTGGCAACCGGGGAGAGGCCGCGATACCTTGGAATCCCAGGAGACAAAGAGTACTGCATCACAAG CGATGACCTGTTTTCCTTGCCGTACTGTCCTGGAAAGACTCTGGTGATCGGCGCGTCGTACGTCTCCCTGGAATGCGGAGGCTTCCTTGCCGGCATCGGACTCGACGTCACCATCATGGTGCGGTCCATCCTGCTGAGAGGCTTCGACCAGGACATGGCCAACCGTGCCGGCGAGTACATGGAGGAACACGGAATCAAGTTCCTGCGCAAATATGTTCCCATAAAG GTGGAGGAGCTTGAAGCAGGTACTCCTGGCAGGCTGAAGGTGACAGCCAAGTCCACAGAAACGGACGAGATCATCGAGGGAGAATACAACACT GTTTTGATTGCCGTCGGCAGAGATGCTTGTACGGACAAGATTGGCTTAGATAAAGTTGGAGTCAAAGTCAACCCAAA GAACGGGAAAATCCCAGTCAATGATGTGGAGCAGACAAATGTCCCGCACATTTATGCCATTGGAGACATCCTGGAGGGGAAGTGGGAATTGACACCAGTTGCCATTCAGGCTGGAAAGCTTCTAGCTCGACGCCTTTATGCCAATTCAACACTCAAG TGTGACTACGTCAATGTCCCCACCACTGTTTTCACTCCGGTTGAATACGGGTCTTGTGGTTTGTCGGAGGAAAAGGCCACTGAGTTGTATGGGCCTGATAACATtgag GTGTACCACACTCTGTTCTGGCCTCTGGAGTTCACCGTTCCAGGAAGAGACAACAACAAATGCTATGCCAAAATCATCTGCAATAAGCTGGACAAT GACCGAGTCATTGGCTTCCACTACTTGGGTCCAAACGCCGGAGAAGTGACGCAAGGCTTTGGTGCCGCCATGAAATGCGGCGCCACCAAGGAGCACTTCGACTCCACCATCGGCATCCACCCGACCTGCGCCGAG GTCTTCACCACCTTGGATGTGACCAAAAGATCTGGTGACGACATCACTGGTGCTGGCTGCTGA
- the txnrd3 gene encoding thioredoxin reductase 3 isoform X1, translated as MPPVENDSGKNDIKSRIQQLIDSNQVMVFSKSYCPYCVKVKDLFKELSVACNVVELDLIDDGTNYQEMLLEMTGQKTVPNVFVNKKHIGGCDKTMQAHKEGTLQQLLAGEEYDYDLIVIGGGSGGLACSKEAASMGKRVMVLDYVVPTPKGTTWGLGGTCVNVGCIPKKLMHQTALLGTALQDARKFGWEFNETGEDSEQRPRRSRRGDITPSWRVSHNWETMKNGVNDYIGSLNWGYRVALRDKKVDYVNAYAEFIEPHKIKATNKRGKESIHSAAKFVLATGERPRYLGIPGDKEYCITSDDLFSLPYCPGKTLVIGASYVSLECGGFLAGIGLDVTIMVRSILLRGFDQDMANRAGEYMEEHGIKFLRKYVPIKVEELEAGTPGRLKVTAKSTETDEIIEGEYNTVLIAVGRDACTDKIGLDKVGVKVNPKNGKIPVNDVEQTNVPHIYAIGDILEGKWELTPVAIQAGKLLARRLYANSTLKCDYVNVPTTVFTPVEYGSCGLSEEKATELYGPDNIEVYHTLFWPLEFTVPGRDNNKCYAKIICNKLDNDRVIGFHYLGPNAGEVTQGFGAAMKCGATKEHFDSTIGIHPTCAEVFTTLDVTKRSGDDITGAGC; from the exons ATGCCGCCCGTGGAAAATGACAGCGGGAAGAATGACATCAAGTCCCGGATCCAGCAGCTGATCGACTCCAACCAAGTGATGGTTTTCAGTAAAAGTTACTGTCCATACTGTGTGAAG gtgaaagaCCTGTTCAAGGAGCTGAGCGTGGCGTGCAATGTGGTGGAATTGGATCTTATAG ATGATGGAACCAACTACCAGGAGATGCTGCTGGAGATGACTGGACAGAAGACTGTTCCCAATGTCTTCGTCAACAAGAAGCACATCGGTGGCTGTGACAAAACGATGCAG gcCCACAAGGAAGGCACTTTGCAGCAGCTTCTCGCTGGGGAAGAGTATGACTACGACCTCATTGTCATCGGAGGAGGGTCTGGTGGCCTGGCCTGCTCAAAG GAAGCGGCTTCAATGGGAAAGAGAGTCATGGTTTTAGACTACGTGGTGCCCACACCAAAGGGAACCACTTGGG GTCTCGGCGGAACCTGTGTAAATGTCGGCTGCATCCCAAAGAAGCTAATGCACCAGACAGCCTTGCTGGGAACCGCCTTGCAGGATGCCCGGAAATTCGGCTGGGAATTTAATGAGACAGGTGAGGACTCTGAACAGCGACCCAGAAGGTCACGAAGGGGGGACATCACACCGTCATGGCGTG TGAGTCACAATTGGGAGACGATGAAGAACGGCGTCAACGACTACATCGGGTCGTTGAACTGGGGCTACAGGGTCGCGCTGAGAGACAAGAAAGTTGATTATGTCAATGCCTATGCTGAGTTCATAGAGCCACACAAAATCAAG GCAACAAACAAACGAGGAAAGGAGTCGATCCACTCAGCTGCTAAGTTCGTCCTGGCAACCGGGGAGAGGCCGCGATACCTTGGAATCCCAGGAGACAAAGAGTACTGCATCACAAG CGATGACCTGTTTTCCTTGCCGTACTGTCCTGGAAAGACTCTGGTGATCGGCGCGTCGTACGTCTCCCTGGAATGCGGAGGCTTCCTTGCCGGCATCGGACTCGACGTCACCATCATGGTGCGGTCCATCCTGCTGAGAGGCTTCGACCAGGACATGGCCAACCGTGCCGGCGAGTACATGGAGGAACACGGAATCAAGTTCCTGCGCAAATATGTTCCCATAAAG GTGGAGGAGCTTGAAGCAGGTACTCCTGGCAGGCTGAAGGTGACAGCCAAGTCCACAGAAACGGACGAGATCATCGAGGGAGAATACAACACT GTTTTGATTGCCGTCGGCAGAGATGCTTGTACGGACAAGATTGGCTTAGATAAAGTTGGAGTCAAAGTCAACCCAAA GAACGGGAAAATCCCAGTCAATGATGTGGAGCAGACAAATGTCCCGCACATTTATGCCATTGGAGACATCCTGGAGGGGAAGTGGGAATTGACACCAGTTGCCATTCAGGCTGGAAAGCTTCTAGCTCGACGCCTTTATGCCAATTCAACACTCAAG TGTGACTACGTCAATGTCCCCACCACTGTTTTCACTCCGGTTGAATACGGGTCTTGTGGTTTGTCGGAGGAAAAGGCCACTGAGTTGTATGGGCCTGATAACATtgag GTGTACCACACTCTGTTCTGGCCTCTGGAGTTCACCGTTCCAGGAAGAGACAACAACAAATGCTATGCCAAAATCATCTGCAATAAGCTGGACAAT GACCGAGTCATTGGCTTCCACTACTTGGGTCCAAACGCCGGAGAAGTGACGCAAGGCTTTGGTGCCGCCATGAAATGCGGCGCCACCAAGGAGCACTTCGACTCCACCATCGGCATCCACCCGACCTGCGCCGAG GTCTTCACCACCTTGGATGTGACCAAAAGATCTGGTGACGACATCACTGGTGCTGGCTGCTGA